One genomic segment of Sphingobium herbicidovorans includes these proteins:
- a CDS encoding DUF1971 domain-containing protein, which translates to MIDQLPDGVTPYKRTPTFTEETIPAGLLNDHQTKEGTWGLIRVEEGELRYIVTDPRRTPAEVILSEATPPGVVEPTILHRVEPLGAVRFHVEFSRLEP; encoded by the coding sequence ATGATCGATCAGCTTCCTGACGGGGTCACACCCTATAAGCGCACGCCGACCTTTACCGAGGAAACTATACCGGCAGGTTTGCTGAACGACCATCAGACAAAGGAAGGCACCTGGGGCCTGATCCGCGTGGAGGAAGGCGAACTGCGTTATATCGTGACCGATCCACGCAGAACGCCGGCAGAAGTTATATTGTCTGAAGCGACACCCCCTGGGGTCGTGGAGCCGACCATCTTGCACCGGGTCGAGCCGCTAGGTGCGGTACGCTTTCATGTTGAATTTAGTCGTCTGGAGCCATGA